A single region of the Malus sylvestris chromosome 8, drMalSylv7.2, whole genome shotgun sequence genome encodes:
- the LOC126631707 gene encoding V-type proton ATPase 16 kDa proteolipid subunit-like translates to MASSTFSGDETAPFFGFLGAAAALVFSCMGAAYGTAKSGVGVASMGVMRPELVMKSIVPVVMAGVLGIYGLIIAVIISTGINPKAKSYYLFDGYAHLSSGLACGLAGLSAGMAIGIVGDAGVRANAQQPKLFVGMILILIFAEALALYGLIVGIILSSRSGQSRAD, encoded by the exons ATGGCTTCTTCTACCTTCAGCGGCGACGAAACCGCTCCCTTCTTCGGCTTCCTCGGCGCCGCCGCAGCCCTCGTCTTCTCCT GCATGGGCGCCGCCTATGGGACGGCCAAGAGCGGTGTGGGCGTGGCCTCCATGGGAGTGATGCGGCCGGAGCTCGTGATGAAATCGATCGTTCCGGTGGTTATGGCGGGAGTGCTCGGGATCTATGGGCTTATTATAGCTGTTATTATTAGTACCGGGATTAACCCGAAGGCCAAATCTTATTATCTGTTTGATGGGTATGCTCACTTGTCATCTGGCCTTGCTTGCGGTCTGGCCGGACTCTCCGCCGGAATGGCGATTGGGATTGTTGGTGACGCCGGTGTCCG AGCTAATGCACAGCAGCCCAAGCTCTTCGTTGGTATGATTCTTATCCTCATCTTTGCTGAAGCTCTTGCCTTGTATGGTCTCATCGTGGGGATCATCCTCTCATCCCGATCAGGGCAATCTCGTGCAGATTAA